GATGCTTGAGTGGGCGCGGGGTGCGGAACGTGCCTCTTTAGACGCAGAGTTGCCAACCTCTGTCGATTGCGGAAGCATGAGAAAAGTTGGAGCGAAGAAGCGTCAGAAACCGCAAGCTCAGACGTAAGTCGGCTTGCGAGTAGTTCATGATTCACCGAATAAACCAACCTACGCTTCACAACGCAGATGAAAGATAGAAACACTCATTAGTCGTAAAGTCTAGCCAATCCATACATAAAGATTACTTCGGTAAAAATTCTGGGTCTAGGATATCTTGAATGGCTAAAGGGCAATCTTCAGGAAAGGTCTCAATGGGAAGTTGAGTTTCTGTGGCTGCATCAACTCGGGCTTCTGCATAACACTCAGCAAATATACGTTCAAAATAGGGCTTTAAGCTGGGACTAGTTTTGAAGGCACGAAGGATGCGTCGTCGATGTTCCACAATGGTTCTGCGCCAAGATGCCGTGCGTTTACTGGGTTGATAGATATATTTCAGCAAGTGCATCAATAGAATGGTTGTGTTACTGGCAAGAGCATTTTTTTCTGCCTTTCCCATGTCTTCGAGTTCTTCAATTAAGTGCGTTAAGTCAATTTGATGAAAAGCACGGTTTTCTAACTGACTAATAATTTGCTCTAGCCATTGCTGATAATCGTGTTCGTAGAGATTAGAATTAGCGGAAGTAAATTGAGACGTCATAACTTTGATGTTGACTAACGTTTGCCAGAAAAGAAACGACGGACTGGCGCGAGCAGCACTCTGTGTCTAGGAAGCATCGCGTAATCAGTTAACCCTTAAGATCTTAACGAAGTATCCGCTTTTTCTGTTTTTGGACTAAACTTAGTAAACTGAGGTAAGAGATCATCCTGAGAGCTTTGACTCTCTAACCGCTGCTGTGCAGAAAATCGGTTTTTCAGGAAGTTTATGCTTCATTTGACTGTCGCGTTGGGTTTCTTTTTGAAGGAACTGACTTCCGTGACTCCAGGCTAGCCGGCTCTTCAACACGGACAGCCCTTTGAACAAGAATTTATTTAGATCGCCTTAAAAGTTAAATTTAAATTTGCTAATTATTGTGATTCAAATTTACAATCCGGTTAGAATGCCCACCAGCTTACTGTGGTTAATACGGAATCACCATTAGTTGAATCGTTTTTGTAAATTTAGTTTTTTGATTGAAATCAACGATAAAAATGATATGATAACAGAAGTTATGTAATTTTACTGAGGGTGAATCTATGGAGATCAATCCAAAAATCTATCCTTTGGTGGAAATAGCCGCGGCTGAGCGGTCAGCGTAGGCAAGGGGTCGTCGCCGGAACTTGGTTCCGGAGTTTAAGTCCGGTGTACCGCTGACCTCAGCTTGGAAAAGTAGAACGCCTCTGGCAGGAGTTGAAGTATGAACGAGGAAATGTCGCCTCAAGAGTTACAAAGTGTAATCCGAAAAGTGGCAGAGGCAAAAACAAAGAACTTTGCTGAGTTAGTACAACTAGCAGGATTGGATCGCAAACAAGATTTTGCGCGATCAGATCTCAGTAGAGTCAATTTAAAAGGGATTGAACTTAGCGATGCTGATCTTAGAGATGCTTTCCTCAGTGGAGCCAACCTGAAAGATGCTTTTCTCAGGGGGGCCTTCCTAAATGGGGCTGACCTGAGCGATGCTAATCTCAGCGGTGCTTTCCTCAGAAGCGCTGATCTCAGTAGTGCTTTCCTCAGAGGGGCTGACTTGAGCCGTAGTATTCTTAGTGGTGCTGACCTCAGCGGTGCCAACCTCAGCCGTAGTATTCTCAGTGGTGCTTTTCTCAGCGGTGCCAATCTCAGTCGTAGCATCCTCAGCAATGCTAATCTCAGTCGTGCCGACCTCAACGGCTCCAACCTCAGGGATGCTAATCTCAGCCATGCCGACCTCAATTGTGTTGATCTTAGCCGTGCGTTCTTGAATCGTGCTTTTTTGAGTGGGGTTGATTTGAGCCGTGCTGACCTCAGTGGTAGCGACCTCAGCGGTACTATCCTGAGTGGAGCCAACCTCAGCGGTGCGTTTCTAAGCCGTGCTATCCTCCGGGGGGCCTTCTTAAGTAATACGAACTTCAGGGGGGCTTTCTTCACTTGTGCCGACCTCAGCCATGCCAATGCCAGTGACGCTGACCTCAGTGGCGCCTTCCTGAGGGATGCTAATCTCAAGTATACCAACCTAAGGAGTGCTGATCTCAGCCATGCCAACCTCGATGGTGCTGATCTCAGCCGTGCTAACCTGAGTAAGATTTTTCTAAGCGGTGCTAGTCTGAGGCGTGCAAATCTAGAGGGTGTTAACCTAAGGGAGGCGAATTTAGAGGGTGCTAATCTGAGGAAGGCTCATCTAGACCGTGCTAACCTCAGAGATGTCAACTTGAGGGAAGCGAACTTCAGCGGTGCGACTCTAAGCCGAATTAACCTGAGGGGCGCTGATTTAAGCGGTGCGATCCTCAGCCGTACCAACTTGAAGGGCGCTGACTTGAGCGGTGCGATCCTCAAAGGTGCTAATGTAAAAAATACTTACTTTGCAGATAATTGCGGGATATCTCAACCCATGAGAAGAGATCTCGAATTGCGCGGTGCAATTTTTGAAGACGCTCTCAATCAACCAATATCCCTGATAAAAGGTAGTTGACACTCCAACACCTGAAGGAGTTAGATGCTTGGGCTGAGTCTAGCCTCCACCGATGAATCGATATTGGTCTTACAGTCTCATGTCCTACCTGACTACACCTTTTACTTTGGTCAAAGCAGGTGCTTCCGTGCTGCTTTCCTCTCGGGTTGCACCTCATTCCGTAGTTGAGGAAGGCGTAATCTTTAACTAACTTTTGCCCGAAAAGAAGCGATGGACTTGCGCGATCGCGTAATCTCGATTTAACTTAGAAATCACATCCAGCGTAATTCCTTTTGGACAAACAGCTTGGCATTCTCCAAAGTTGCTACAGTTGCCAAAGCCTAACCGATCCATGGTTTCTATCATATTCAGCACCCGCTGATCTTTCTCCGGTTCTCCTTGGGGAAGGCGATTCAGGTGAGCGTTTTTCGCCCCCACAAACAGCATTGCTGAGGCATTTTTACAAGTTGCTACACACGCTCCACAGGCAATACAAGCTGCTGCATCCATGGCTTCATCTGCCACTACTTTTGGAATTGGTGTTTCGTTGGCTTCGGGGGCACTTCCGGTACGGGCGGTAATAAAGCCACCGGCTTGAATCAACTCATCAAAGGCAGAGCGATCAACAACAAGGTCTTTAATGACAGGGAATGGTTTAGCTCGCCAAGGTTCAATGGTAATCGTATCACCATCATTAAAGTGGCGCATATAGAGTTGACAAGCTGTCGTTTCTTTCTCAGCACCTTGTGGAATCCCATTAATTGTCATTGCGCAACTGCCACAGATCCCTTCTCGACAGTCATGATCAAACGCTACCGGATCTTCTCCTTGCTCGAGAAGTTTCTCATTGAGGATGTCCAGCATCTCTAAAAAGGAGCTATCTGGAGACACATTATCAAGTTCATAGGTAAGTATTTTTCCATCAACATTAGGATTGGGTTGTCGCCAAATTTTTAATTTTAGGTGCATCGTTCCATAATTCCAGTAAGTATCACCCATAAGACACAAAACACTAATTACTTAAGATTAGTTTGTTCATTAACCAATTTCATCAAATCTAACACTTGAGAGTGATGATTAATCTAGGGTGGCTTGTAGATCATAGGTCGTAGGTCGTAGACCGCGCCGCTAGGCAGGCATCGCGTTAGACAGGATTGCTCCTTCTAATGCAAGACAATAACTTGATCAATCAAGAGTCAGGCATCATGCTACTAAGTTAAAATGAGATTAATATCATACACGTAGTCAATTCAATTTGGTATCATTTTGCTATTACTTATAAAATAAGGTAAAACATTTCTCAACTCGAAAATTAAGGAGAAACTTATGAAATCTCAACTCATTACTTTACTACTAATTGGATCACTGTTTTCTTTGACAGCTTGTCAGACTCCAACGACAGATACAGAAGAATCACCGACAACCGAACAAGAAGAAACGACCATAGAAGAGCCTGAAGAACCTGGTATGTCTGAGGAAGAATCCACGGAAGATTCCGCTGATGAATAAGTAGTTTTGAATCGAAATAAAACCATCAGTTAGAACTGATTTACAGTCTTTCTAGTGCTTCAATACCACGAAGATTTTAATAATTTAAGGTACTTCCGAAAGTTCTGATATAGTCTAAGCTGATGTTAATTTAATTACTACCTTCTTTACTGAGTAACTAATCCCCTATTTGGTTAATCTTTTTATCAATTTTAAGATTGAGACATTAAGTGATATTCTGCCAACTTGATTAATAAGCGAGCAGCGCTTTGTGCCTGCTCGCCAGACCACAGTAAGCGTTATGTTGCTCTTTACCTAAATTTTAATCGATATTGACTACAGACCTGTTTTTGTTGTGGAGTCATGTCTTCATAGCGATGAATAAAGTCAGCTTCAGCACGTTCGATCATTTCTCCCACGGTATTAGAAGAAGTATAAATCATCGCTTCTAAAACACTTTTCGTTAAGACATTAATATCATCTGTTGGTTTGGCATTTTCAGTAACATTAGCCATAATTTCTTCCAGCGAGAAAAGATAAGCATGAGGATAATTCTTTCGCGTTGCCTCTACATATTGAGTATGTAAGGCTTGAAGTGTTGTTGTTCTTTCTGTAGTTAATACCATATACTCTTTACCTTAGTTACTAGCATCTTTAGGTTACTGATTGTTAAGTTAAGTTACTGTTTACTGTGAACTTTGTATTTTAACTAGATTTAAATTTCGTTATGTGATATATGAAAGTTTCTCTCGATTCATGGCTTGGGAAAACCTTAGTCCTTTTCCCATTCTCGATGCGGGAGCGTTATGTCAGTGCTGTTATGAGAAGAAACTCCAAATCTAAACTAGTTACATGGTGAGCTTTAACTGTAAGGCAGGGAGTGAGTTCCCTGGCTCTTACAAGTGACTAGCATCGTTGCAATATGCTCAAACCATGGCTGTCTGTACCACAAGTATTGAAGAGATTATATTGTTGAGTGAGTGCTTTGACCTCTACTGTTTGGTCAGGGGTAGGTCGCCAAGGAATCGCATTTTTATATGAGTAGTAAGTTTCTACCCCATCAATCCCCAGGTCAACCCCTGCCAGAATTAATTCTTTTGCAGAACGACGATAGCGTTTCGGGTGGGCTAAAACAACTAATCCTTCGGCATTATGAATTGCCTTGATGACATTTTCAGCCCTAGCTGCGTTCCCCCTCGGGCTATTTCCTTGTAAATAAGGTACGATTGCCGGATGTTCGGGATTAAAAGCGTATCCCAAGATATGCACTTCGGTATCTATCAATATTGAAGTAATTTCTACGCCTGTCCAAAGTTGAGGAATAAATGTGCCACCACGATAGCTTTGTAGATAGTGACGAGCGATTTGATAGCCTCTAACGGTGTGATGATCGGTAATGGCAAACCCTTGCACCTTTAAGGCTAAAGCCTGGTCAATTAAAGCGTGGGGTTGGAGCTGTCCATCAGAGTAAATGGTGTGCAGATGGAAGTTATAGTAATGGGGACAACTATCTGCGTTAATCGTTTGCCAAATTGCTTGGAGAGTTTGCGTATCTTGCCCTTGTAAGGATGAGTGTGATTGACGAGGGAAATAAGTAGTCGGCATGATAACCTCAGTAGTTGGTACGTTCAATCCAGATGTTGCTTTGATTCAGTGGGAAAGTAAACCGATAATTGTTGAGTAATATTACAAATTTCTTCCTTTTAACCTTAGCAAATCTTTTTCTAGTTGTTTTTACGAGGGGAAGCTGTGACAAAACAGGTGTTGATTATTGGTGGGACGGGACATATTGGTCGTTGTGTTGCACAGGACATTCAGAAGCACAGCCAAGCTAATGTAACGGTAACCGGACGTAAATCTTCTTATAACCAAGATTTTCCTTTTTTACCGTTCGATTTGAACAATCAAGATCAAATTAAAAACCTGATTTCTAATTTTGATTTAGTGGTTCATTGCGCCGGACCGTTTCACCATCGGGATGGTCGGGTTTTAAAGCATTGTATTGAGGAAAGCATCAACTATATTGATGTTAGTGATCACCGCTCGTTTCATTTGCAGGTTGCCAATTACCATCAAGCTGCACTCCAAGCGGGAGTCACGGCGATTTTACATACCGGCGTCTTTCCCGGAATTTCTAACTTAATGGCGCGAAAAGGGGTAGAAGCCCTCGATCAAGTCGAGTCGATTCGTTTAAATTACTTGGTTGCCGGATCAGGTGGCGCCGGTTTGACAGTAATGCGAACGACCTTTTTAGGCATTCAATCTCCTTTTTTTGCTTGGATCAAGGGGCAATGGCAAAAGGTTATCCCCTACAGTGAACCGGAAACCGTGACATTTCCCCAATATGGCGAAGCGGATGTGTATTGGTTTGATGTTGCTGAAACCTATACTCTCACTCAGTCTTTTGCTGTGGATACCGTTGTTACTAAGTTTGCCTCTATTCCTAATTTTTACAATGATTTAACGGCGCTGGTTGCCCATCGTGTCCCCCATTCCGTATTAAAGAATCCATTGGTTATGGAAGGGTTATCTCGGATGAGTTTAGGGATGGCAAGAGTGACGGATTTAGCAAGTGGTGTCGGAATTGCCGTTGTTGTTGATGTAACCGGTTGGCAAGGTAACGAGAAAAAACACTATAAGCTTAAATTTTATCATAATCATACCGCGATCGCGGCTGGGATGGGTGCCGGCAGTGTTGCCCAATTATTACTCAATCAAGATGTTATTCAGCCGGGAGTGTGGTCAGTAGAACAAGCGGTGACAACTCCCCTGTTTGAGGGGATGATGCAGCAACGGGGTCTTAAGATTGATACGACTGTTACTGGAAATTAAACCACTTTAAAAACCATGCTCGAAGCAATTATTTTTGATATGGATGGGTTATTGATTGATTCAGAACCCTTTTGGCAACAAGCAGAAATTGAAATGTTTGCGGATGTTGGATTAAAGTTAACCCCGCAACTGTGTCTGCAAACAATGGGATTAAGAATTGATGAAGTGGTGAATTATTGGTATCGGCAATTTCCTTGGGATCATCC
This region of Cyanobacteria bacterium GSL.Bin1 genomic DNA includes:
- a CDS encoding DUF29 family protein; its protein translation is MTSQFTSANSNLYEHDYQQWLEQIISQLENRAFHQIDLTHLIEELEDMGKAEKNALASNTTILLMHLLKYIYQPSKRTASWRRTIVEHRRRILRAFKTSPSLKPYFERIFAECYAEARVDAATETQLPIETFPEDCPLAIQDILDPEFLPK
- a CDS encoding succinate dehydrogenase/fumarate reductase iron-sulfur subunit codes for the protein MHLKLKIWRQPNPNVDGKILTYELDNVSPDSSFLEMLDILNEKLLEQGEDPVAFDHDCREGICGSCAMTINGIPQGAEKETTACQLYMRHFNDGDTITIEPWRAKPFPVIKDLVVDRSAFDELIQAGGFITARTGSAPEANETPIPKVVADEAMDAAACIACGACVATCKNASAMLFVGAKNAHLNRLPQGEPEKDQRVLNMIETMDRLGFGNCSNFGECQAVCPKGITLDVISKLNRDYAIAQVHRFFSGKS
- a CDS encoding PHP domain-containing protein, whose product is MPTTYFPRQSHSSLQGQDTQTLQAIWQTINADSCPHYYNFHLHTIYSDGQLQPHALIDQALALKVQGFAITDHHTVRGYQIARHYLQSYRGGTFIPQLWTGVEITSILIDTEVHILGYAFNPEHPAIVPYLQGNSPRGNAARAENVIKAIHNAEGLVVLAHPKRYRRSAKELILAGVDLGIDGVETYYSYKNAIPWRPTPDQTVEVKALTQQYNLFNTCGTDSHGLSILQRC
- a CDS encoding NAD-dependent epimerase/dehydratase family protein — encoded protein: MTKQVLIIGGTGHIGRCVAQDIQKHSQANVTVTGRKSSYNQDFPFLPFDLNNQDQIKNLISNFDLVVHCAGPFHHRDGRVLKHCIEESINYIDVSDHRSFHLQVANYHQAALQAGVTAILHTGVFPGISNLMARKGVEALDQVESIRLNYLVAGSGGAGLTVMRTTFLGIQSPFFAWIKGQWQKVIPYSEPETVTFPQYGEADVYWFDVAETYTLTQSFAVDTVVTKFASIPNFYNDLTALVAHRVPHSVLKNPLVMEGLSRMSLGMARVTDLASGVGIAVVVDVTGWQGNEKKHYKLKFYHNHTAIAAGMGAGSVAQLLLNQDVIQPGVWSVEQAVTTPLFEGMMQQRGLKIDTTVTGN